One genomic segment of Elusimicrobiota bacterium includes these proteins:
- a CDS encoding anaerobic ribonucleoside-triphosphate reductase activating protein: MKIGGFQKFSLIDYPGKIAAVIFTQGCNFRCPYCHNPELVLPELFEEGPSVDEILKFLEFRKGKLEAVVITGGEPTLQNDLSGIIKRINELGYSVKLDTNGTNPDVLKSLIDQKLIDYIAMDIKAPFEKYDELAGIKSDLKKIKESIRLIMISGIDYEFRTTVVKYLLTEKDVEILKAEFSNAKRYVLKDFNPAAKILSEVLK, from the coding sequence ATGAAGATCGGCGGATTTCAAAAATTTTCATTAATAGATTATCCGGGAAAAATTGCAGCGGTAATATTTACGCAAGGTTGCAATTTCAGGTGTCCTTATTGCCACAATCCTGAACTTGTTTTGCCTGAACTTTTTGAAGAAGGGCCGTCTGTAGATGAAATTCTGAAATTTTTGGAATTCCGCAAAGGAAAACTTGAAGCGGTAGTTATTACAGGGGGCGAGCCCACGCTTCAAAATGATCTTTCAGGAATCATAAAAAGAATCAATGAATTGGGCTATTCCGTAAAACTTGATACTAACGGGACCAATCCAGATGTTTTAAAAAGTCTTATTGATCAAAAACTAATTGATTATATAGCCATGGATATAAAAGCTCCGTTTGAAAAATATGATGAGCTTGCCGGGATTAAGAGTGATTTGAAAAAAATAAAAGAAAGCATCAGATTAATTATGATATCCGGGATTGATTATGAGTTTAGAACAACTGTGGTAAAATATCTTTTGACAGAAAAAGACGTTGAGATACTTAAAGCCGAATTTTCAAATGCTAAAAGGTATGTCCTTAAGGATTTCAACCCTGCCGCCAAAATTTTGTCAGAAGTACTTAAATAG